The DNA sequence TACTCGCGTGGTTGAACGACATCGGTCCCTACTGGAGACTCTATGCCGGCCTGTTCGCAGGCAGCATGACAGCGCTCATCTTTCGCTCAGGGTGGCTCATTCCGTGTACTGTTTGCAGCACACTCTTTGGAATATTTATCGATCCCCCGATCAAAAGTGGCCTGATCGATGCCCAAATGTGGCAGACGGTATCGAATCTCTGGAGTGGTGTAATCGCCGGGCTGGTGCTTGGAGTCACTATAGAGATCACATTGAAAACATCAGATGACGAGCACACCAGCGTTGAAGATTCCACATAACACAACGATGGCCGTCAATCGCTCGCTCGGGAAGATTCAGAAGGGGATGTCGGGAGAGAAGGTGCAGGGCAGTTATGGCCCTTCCTCAATCAGCCCCGTAAGCAGCGGGACAGAAGCAGAGTACCCCCGGCTGGGCTCGAACCAGCAACCTCTGGCTTCGGAAGCCAGCACTCTATCCAATTGAGCTACGGGGGCCTGTTGCGCCAGGTAGACATTTCAACACGTCCACCAGCGAAAAATGGTGCGGAAATCGTTCTAAAACCGCCTTAGAACTGATTTACCGCGTCTGATGCAATCCTACAAGGATCAGGGGCAAAATTTTGGCAGTCTCTGCCAAGACAGGCTGCCCACTCCCTTGTATTCTCACCTGATCTACATAATAACTATGCGAAATCTTAACGATAGTTTCACATTCATCAAGACATACGAACACGATTAAACACTCCCGTTTTGCAGAAAAAGGGGAGTGAGACATCAACCACAGGGTCCAGAAACAACATGTTTGAAATGACGACCACCCTCATTGGCGGTCTGGGAATTTTCCTCCTGGGAATGAAGTACATGTCCCAGGGTCTTCAATCTATTGCAGGAGCCAGTTTGAAACGGCTGATTGGTGCCGTCACTAACAACCGGCTGCTGGCAACAGTTGTGGGCTTCTTGGTCACGGTTCTCGTTCAGTCCAGTTCTGTGACAACCGTGATGACAGTCGGGTTCGTCAATGGCGGCCTGATGTCACTGACACAGGCGATTGGTGTAATCATGGGCGCCAACGTCGGTACGACCGTTACCGGCTGGATTCTGGTGCTGAAGATCGGTAAGTACGGTCTCCCCATGCTGGGAATCGCAGCGTTCGTCTATCTGTTTTCCAAGAATGAACGACTGCGATACGTGGCCCTGGCGATCATGGGGGTCGGTATGGTCTTCTTCGGCTTACAGCTCATGAAAGAGTCTTGTAAGTTCATTCATGAGATGCCCGAGTTCCGCCAGTGGTTTCTGCACTTCCAGGCAGATACGTTCCTGGGCGTCTTCCAGTGTATGCTGGTTGGCTGCATTCTGACTGTGCTTGTGCAGTCCTCTTCTGCAACCCTGGGAATTACGATCTCCCTGGCATCCAGTGGTCTGATTCCCTTCGAAACGGCAGCAGCCCTCGTCCTGGGAGAAAACATTGGGACTACGGTTACCGCTCTGCTGGCTTCAATCGGTACCACAACGAATGCCCGTCGTGCCGCTTACTTCCATTTCCTGTTCAATATCGGCGGCGTACTCTGGATTTCCACAATCTTCTTCTGGTATGTCAAATTCATTCCCTGGTTGATTGACGTCGATGTGACTAAAGAGGTCGTGGTTAACGGCGAAGTGACCTTTCCGGAAACCGTCAAAGCCATCGCGGCCACCCATTCGGTGTTCAACATTCTGAATACGCTGGTTTTCCTCCCCTTCGCGGGCAATATCGCCACGCTGCTCACCAAGGTCGTCAGGGACAAACCGCAGGAAATTTCCCACCTGACCAGCCTGGACATCCGCATTCTGGAAACTCCGGTGCTGGCAATCGAACAGTCACGGGGCGAAGTGCTCAAAATGGGCCGGCTCTGTGATGAAATGGTACAGATGCTGAAACGGATCCTTTCCCAGGACACGCCTGACCCACTGGAAGTAGAAGTCCTCTTTCAGCACGAGGAAGAGTTGGACCGGATGCAGGATGAAATCACCAGTTACATCACGCATCTGCTGGCGATGGATCTCTCCCAGGAAGTCATTGCCCAGGGCCGTTGCCAGTTGAGAATGGCGGATGAATACGAATCGATCAGCGACTATCTGCAGCGGATTGCCAAATTCCGGCTTAAACTGAAAAAGCAGGGCCGAAGTTTCGACGAATCGCATAACGATTCCCTGCTTGAAGTGCTGACGATGGTCGAACACCAGTTGCATCAGGTGACTGAGGCTTATCAACACGAAAACCGGGACATTGTGGATTCGACCGTGCACTCCGGCAATGAGATCAAAAACAAAGTCAAGTCGCTCTCCAAGGAGCACCTGGACTACCTTTCCGAGGAGAAGGTCGATCCCTATATCAACGTCTCTTACACTTCCACACTGAATGCGATGCGGCGTGTCCGGGATCACATCATCAACCTGGCCGAAGCCATGGCTGGCGAAAAGTAATCAGCGTCAGTCGAGCACGCAGGCAAACTCCCGCATATTGGCATGCACGACCGGTTGCGGGCAGGACCAGACCAGGAAGAACATCGCCTCACGAATCGCCCGTTCTGCGGGATGCCCTTTGACAAAACCCGCTCCTTTCACAGCGGCCAGCAGCGCCTGTGAAGACCGCAGCACCAGCGAATTCGATCGCTCGCGGATTTTCTCAGAGAACGTACCGTTCAAGGTTCCTGCTTCCAGGGTCTCGAACATCTCGCGATAAATTCCCGCGCATTCTGCGTGCAGGGGTTCATAGATCTCGAGCAGATCTGTACGTTTTTCTGTTTCTTCCTGCAAATGGGCGATCGCCCGTCGTGCCACTCCCAGTGCGAGGGCAGAGGTCGTCAGCGAGCCGGCGCCTCCCTGGCCATCGGGGCGTTTCATCACCTGTTCTACAGGACCTGCAATCAGGTGTTCTGAGGGAATCTGTACCTGGTTCAGTTTGACCGCCCCTGTATGGGATCCGGTCATCGAGAGCATCTCGATCGGAGACTGCGGGTCTACGCCGTTCGCCTTCGTATCGACGAGTGCCAGAATCTGGGTTCCGTCTTCGCAGACGCCACCGGTCACAATGTAGTCGGCGTGGACGGCCCCGGTGACCCAGGGAACGAAACCATCGAGAATCCAGCCGTTATCGTACGAATGCGCACTCACGGTTGGCTTCTTTAAATGCTGGCGAGAAGTCGTCAAATGTGAAATTCCGACGGTGGCGAACTTCGTTCCGTTGACCAGTTCCTGAAATACGGTGGTTTTGAAATCAGTATCCGAGGACCAGTTGATCCGCTGGCAGGCTGCATTGAACTGGGTCAGCACGAATGTCGTCGTGAGGCAGGCTTCTGCCAGGCGAATATAACCATAGGTCATTTCAAGTGAGTCAAAATCTGCTCCCCCAAACTCAACAGGTACATTCCAGCCCAGGACACCAGCCTCTTTCAGAGCGTTCCAGGCTTCTGCAGGCCAGTTCAACTCGGCCTCCGCACCAGTGGCCAGTTGGGCCAGGGTGGCGGTCAGTTGTTCAAATTCCTCGGTAAACCGTGAGGGAGGGTTCCCGTTCGCTAAATCAGCAGACATCAGATCACTCGTACTTGATAGAATTAAAAACCGTTTCGTAATACACAGTTTATAAAAAAAGCCTCATACTCGAAAGTATGAGGCTGATTTCGACTATCGCAGTCTGCAGGGTGATACTCCTGCAGTGCAATTAGTTACAGGTCGAACAGGCTGGCTCACAGACCTGAACCAGTACCTTTTTGGGTACTCTTCGGCAGACCTGAACCGGTACCTCTTTTTCGACGGTATAGGGCACACAGACTGTGTAAGACTGCTGTACGACACGGGGCACCCGCTTGCAGACAGTTACCTTACGGGTGCAGGTACGCTGCTCAGGAACGCAGACAGTGTAGTTAACCTGGCGAGTCTTTTCCTCTTTGACAAAGGAACAGACTTTGACATCGCAGGTCCGAGTTTCCTGACGGCAGAGTTGCACCTGATAGTTATACTGCTGAGGCACACATTTCACGTCACAGACTTTGACGGTACGTGTCCGGGTTTCAGGACGGCAGAGCTGAACGTTGTAGGTGTACTTCTCGGGAACACAGACGGTCTCACAAACCTGCACGGTACAAGTCCGTTGCTCTGGCTTACAGCACTGAACTTCATAGGTGAATGGTACCTGTTCGCACTGCTGCTGGTAGGACGTGTATTCGACCTTTTTCTGTACAACCTTCGGCACCCAGACCCGCTGTGTGCAGACGGGAGTACAGGCGGGCTGACAACAGTCGCCACAGGTCCCACAATCACCACATGCGGGGGCAGGGCAGGCGGTCTCGATAGGACGGTCTTCCCAGTGTCCCTGGTCTTCACAGACAGTTCGATAGCGTTTGACGGGCACGCATTTCATGACGGTCCGCATGCCGGTCCGTTTTTCGGTGTAAGGTACATTCACAGTGTAGGTCTGCTGGACGTCTTTGGTGACGACTTTCTGAACCATCCGGGTCGCGGTTCGCTGTTCGGTGTAGGGAACGTTGACCGTGTATTCCTGCTGCTCATCCCGCCAGAACCGTTGTTCGACCATGCGGGTCGCAGTACGGGTTTCGTAGTAGGGCACGTTGACGGTGTAGGATTTCTGAGAGGTCTTCCAGATCGGTTTACAGACGACATACTTCTCAGTCCGTGTGCGCACTTCCGGAACATACGCCGTGTAAGTCTGAGTGATCTCTTTCACTTCAGGTACATTGTCGTAGATGGTGACATCCCGCTGCCGAGTTTCTGTTCGATAAGCGGTACAGTGAACCTTGCGGGTTTCTGTTACCATCTCAGGCACCATCACTGTCTGTTCGACTGTCTTGCAGGCGGGTTTGCATGTGATCGTCGCACAGGGATCACATCCGCTCACACAAGGTGCAGAGCTCACACAACACAACTGCGATCGACACTTACCTGCCTGAACTGCAGTAGTCATCATCATGATGGCTGCAGCCACACTCGCGATTTTGAGTATCGATTTCACGATTCCTCCCCTTTTGATCATTGGTCTGACATCATAGTTCCGGAAGACAACGTACCCGTAAAATCAGATCGCAGCGGGTTGGATTTCCCTGAAATTTGAAAACGGTTGTACGCGCATCTAGCATACCATGTTAACATAGGAATTCTACAGAAAATATCAATTATAACGAAAAACTAACAATCACAAAGAACTTACGACCAGACAACCCCATGAGATACCAGATGTCCACCTCATTAAAGCTTAAACCCCAACCAGGCCTCCTGCTGGGATACCTGTTTTTATGCTGCCTGCCTGCTGCCAGTGCGGAAAATCAGAAACTCGCTCCGCACACTCGGATTGTGACATCCAGGGAAGCCGATCTGAAAACCGCGGAAGGCATCAAACAAAAACTCAACCCCGGAGAAGTGGTTCTCATCACGGAAAAGAATCAGGAGTGGCTCTGGGTGCCTCTGCTGGGAGGCTGGGTGCGGGAGACTGATGTCAGAATCCCGGGCGATCTTATTTCATATCTGGACAAGGCAATTCAAGAGAAGCCAATCGTGGAGCGGTACCAGCTTCGAGCCATTGCCCGCCAGGAGCTGAAACAATACGAGGCGGCGATAGCTGACATTGATGCAGCAATCAAACTGAAACCAGACAACGCCCATCTGTATATTAACCGGGCCGGGATTCGACGTTTACAACAGCAGAATCGGGCGGCACTGGATGATCTGAATCACGCGATCAAACTGGCCCCGCACAGCGCACACGCCTATCAGCTGCGTGGCATGCTTTATCTGGAAGACCATCAGCCAAAATTCGCGATCGATGATTTCAATCGGGCTCTGAAACGGAATCCCAAAGCAGTGGACTCACTCAATGCCCGCGGCATCGCGTATCTGGAGCAGGGGAAACCCGATCTGGCGCTGCAAGACTTCGATGAAGCAATCAAGCTCAACAACTTCGTATCGCAAGTATTCGGAAATCGAGCCGGCGTCTGGGAAGAGAAACAGCAATATGCAGCCGCGATAAAAGATTATCAGCGGGCGATTGAACTCAATCCACTCTCACCGATCGTACACAATGATCTGGCCTGGCTTTACGCAACCTGCCAGGCCCCGGAATTCCGAAACCCCAAAGCAGCGGTGCTGCATGCGAAACAGGCCTGTGAACTGACCCAGTCACAGGATGCCAATCTGCTCGACACATTAGCGACTGCTTATCAGGCGAATGACCAGCTCGAACTGGCCATAAAAACACTGGATTCCGCCATCCAGAAAGCTGCTCCCGAAGGTAAGTCTGAAATGCAGGAGAAGCTGTCAAAATACAGAAAAATGCAGGATCTCGCTCAAGATCAACAGGATTAAGCAACCTGAACACCGTTCACAGTCTCATTTTAGTGTCTGAAGGTGGTCTCCGCAGCTATCCAATCTGGCCGGCATGAGCCTTTTTCGGAATTCCCAAATAGAAACCGAAAAGCGACAACGCGACAATCCGCATGCCTTACCTAAAGTTACGCACTGTCAACTAGGTAAACTATTCCAGAGAGTCTGTTCATAATTAAGACACCAAAGAATTCATTCCGATACCCAGTTCTACGGAGCATTGATGGATCGCCTCCGGTCGGTAGATGGAACTAGGACACGCGAGTAATCGCACCGCCACCTCGATGAACTGAGCCACCGAATGATTAAGTGCTTTTATAGACTCACACTGTGCACTCTGATTCTTGCAACAGGAGCGGGTGCCCTATGTGAGCAGAGTATAGCCTCCGATGTACGGAAAACGCCTCTTGTCCGCGCCATTGAGCGTGCTAAGACATCTGTGGTCAACATCCACAGCGAAAAGACTGCACGTACCGACGACTCACTGTTTGGTTCCGGCAAGAGCCGCAAAGTAAACGGCATGGGTACCGGCATTGTTGTCGATCCCCGTGGATACATTGTCACCAATCATCATGTCATCGACGGCGTCGACGCGCTGCGTGTGACCATGATTGACGGCAGCACCTACAACGCCCGGATCGTCTCTTCCAACCAGAGCGAAGACCTGGCTATTATCAAAATCAACCCGAACAAAAAACTGACCGTCATGCCTCCTGGTACGTCCTCGGACCTGATGCTGGGTGAAACCGTGATTGCTGTCGGTAATGCCTTCGGTTATGAACATACAGTGACTTCCGGTATTATCAGCTCCCTCTCACGGGACGTGGAAGTCAACGAAAAACAGTCTTACAAGAACCTGATCCAGACCGATGCCAGCATCAATCCGGGAAACAGCGGCGGGCCACTGCTCAACCTGGACGGAGAAGTCGTCGGCATTAACGTCGCCATTCGTGCTGGTGCTCAGCGTATCGGTTTTGCGATTCCCATCGACGATGCCCGTCAGATCATCGCTGACCTGATCAGCAGCGAACTGATCGATCACACCTACCACGGAATCCATGCGAAAGACATCAAGCAGGGTGACAAACAGATGCTGGTTTTGAAAGTACCGGCAAAAGACAGTCCAGCTGAAAAATCAGGACTTCTGAAAGACGACATCATCATGAAAGCCGGTTCGGTCAACATCGTCGACCGGGCTGACCTTGAGCGTGCTTTCATGGGACATAAACCGGGAGATACAATTGACCTGCTGATTCGCCGTCAGGATAAAACCCAGACGGTGCAGATCACACTGGCTGATGCCGGTACGGTTGCCCGGACGACTCCCGTCAGTGCTCCAGTAGTACGTGCTCAAAACAACGAAATCGCTATGGACCCGACTGCCGAGAAGACCTGGGAAATCCTGGGTATCAAACTGGCTAAGGTTCCTGATACTCAGAAGCACCTGCTGAGTCCTCGCTATGAGGGAGGCATGCTGATCGAAGACGTGCGTCCTCACAGCCCTGCCGCCATGAACGGCATGCGTCGGGGTGACATCCTCGTCGGACTGCACATCTGGGAAACTGTGAACCTCAGCAACGTG is a window from the Gimesia benthica genome containing:
- a CDS encoding Na/Pi cotransporter family protein; this translates as MFEMTTTLIGGLGIFLLGMKYMSQGLQSIAGASLKRLIGAVTNNRLLATVVGFLVTVLVQSSSVTTVMTVGFVNGGLMSLTQAIGVIMGANVGTTVTGWILVLKIGKYGLPMLGIAAFVYLFSKNERLRYVALAIMGVGMVFFGLQLMKESCKFIHEMPEFRQWFLHFQADTFLGVFQCMLVGCILTVLVQSSSATLGITISLASSGLIPFETAAALVLGENIGTTVTALLASIGTTTNARRAAYFHFLFNIGGVLWISTIFFWYVKFIPWLIDVDVTKEVVVNGEVTFPETVKAIAATHSVFNILNTLVFLPFAGNIATLLTKVVRDKPQEISHLTSLDIRILETPVLAIEQSRGEVLKMGRLCDEMVQMLKRILSQDTPDPLEVEVLFQHEEELDRMQDEITSYITHLLAMDLSQEVIAQGRCQLRMADEYESISDYLQRIAKFRLKLKKQGRSFDESHNDSLLEVLTMVEHQLHQVTEAYQHENRDIVDSTVHSGNEIKNKVKSLSKEHLDYLSEEKVDPYINVSYTSTLNAMRRVRDHIINLAEAMAGEK
- a CDS encoding acyl-CoA dehydrogenase family protein, translated to MSADLANGNPPSRFTEEFEQLTATLAQLATGAEAELNWPAEAWNALKEAGVLGWNVPVEFGGADFDSLEMTYGYIRLAEACLTTTFVLTQFNAACQRINWSSDTDFKTTVFQELVNGTKFATVGISHLTTSRQHLKKPTVSAHSYDNGWILDGFVPWVTGAVHADYIVTGGVCEDGTQILALVDTKANGVDPQSPIEMLSMTGSHTGAVKLNQVQIPSEHLIAGPVEQVMKRPDGQGGAGSLTTSALALGVARRAIAHLQEETEKRTDLLEIYEPLHAECAGIYREMFETLEAGTLNGTFSEKIRERSNSLVLRSSQALLAAVKGAGFVKGHPAERAIREAMFFLVWSCPQPVVHANMREFACVLD
- a CDS encoding tetratricopeptide repeat protein codes for the protein MSTSLKLKPQPGLLLGYLFLCCLPAASAENQKLAPHTRIVTSREADLKTAEGIKQKLNPGEVVLITEKNQEWLWVPLLGGWVRETDVRIPGDLISYLDKAIQEKPIVERYQLRAIARQELKQYEAAIADIDAAIKLKPDNAHLYINRAGIRRLQQQNRAALDDLNHAIKLAPHSAHAYQLRGMLYLEDHQPKFAIDDFNRALKRNPKAVDSLNARGIAYLEQGKPDLALQDFDEAIKLNNFVSQVFGNRAGVWEEKQQYAAAIKDYQRAIELNPLSPIVHNDLAWLYATCQAPEFRNPKAAVLHAKQACELTQSQDANLLDTLATAYQANDQLELAIKTLDSAIQKAAPEGKSEMQEKLSKYRKMQDLAQDQQD
- a CDS encoding trypsin-like peptidase domain-containing protein, with the protein product MVNIHSEKTARTDDSLFGSGKSRKVNGMGTGIVVDPRGYIVTNHHVIDGVDALRVTMIDGSTYNARIVSSNQSEDLAIIKINPNKKLTVMPPGTSSDLMLGETVIAVGNAFGYEHTVTSGIISSLSRDVEVNEKQSYKNLIQTDASINPGNSGGPLLNLDGEVVGINVAIRAGAQRIGFAIPIDDARQIIADLISSELIDHTYHGIHAKDIKQGDKQMLVLKVPAKDSPAEKSGLLKDDIIMKAGSVNIVDRADLERAFMGHKPGDTIDLLIRRQDKTQTVQITLADAGTVARTTPVSAPVVRAQNNEIAMDPTAEKTWEILGIKLAKVPDTQKHLLSPRYEGGMLIEDVRPHSPAAMNGMRRGDILVGLHIWETVNLSNVSYVLSNSKLSSFNPLKFYILRQNETLYGHLPLNLAGNP